The DNA sequence aaaatatcctAATATCATCTTAATCTCTGGACACGACTGTAGAACACAGGCTAGAAAGCAGAAATGTTGCTTTTAGGGCAGttatacacatatattcatgcccAGGGAACCTTAAGGAAGGTAACTGGGCCTACGGCAAACAAGGACTTTAAAAGAGTTGATAGCATGTATTTCTTCCGATGGTCTTGTATATATTTCCAAAGGGCTTTATTTTGGTGAACAATCTTTGAATATATCTGTTAGCAGGAAATATATTGCATTTCCCAGCATTAAgaccagtgtatggacagaagaATCAGAGGCCTGACTTTTGTTATGGTCAGAATTTGCAGTTTGGGGGGAAGGAAATCAATTACCCTAATTTGGTCCTTGTCTTTGGAGACTCTTGGCTAGTTATACTGTACTTCATGAGTGGACCCATTTCCTCAATTCAATAGATAATCTGCTGGCATTTTAGGGAATCTACAATGGAAGAACACAAGGAAGATCAGCTAGATTATGAGTAAGTAATCATGACTATGCAAAGCCACGTCTAGGGACCGAGGTGTGAAGCAGGTCTGCTGTTGATACCATCCTCATCTTCCAgtctccctctccccttccaaTCACAACCATCCATCCCCTACTGCATCCCATCTAAAGAACACTCCATGTCCTCCTAAAGTGATAACAACATAAATCCCCAACCCAAGCTAGCCCTACCAAGTAGactttattttccaaacttttccttattctttcccACACCAAAATTCCCTTTTCCTCACTAACCTACTCCTGcttaattatttaaaagataaacCAATGAGTCAcataaacaagaaaatgaaaatttattgaaaGCCTCCCATGTGTCAGGTACCATTTCTGGAATTCTCTAGAGTTACCATAACTCCTTTCAAACTTACTTCAGAAAAGATGCTTGCATTTTTAAGAGTGAATGCCTGGAGTATTTCTGCCTGTACTCAATGGAATGATTCTCATGGTAGAATCTCAAACTTTGTAGTAGGAAAGTGGAGGAGACCTTTTtaggtgggaggaggggagggggaaaagACTGAAGCCCCATCATACATATAGAAACCTCTTGTGGTTATGCACAAAGCCAGGTCCAACCCTAAGGGAGGTTCAGGGGCCTAGATAAAAGCCCCTGATAAAACTGTATTGTGTGAGGTTTTGTGAACAGTTTATCCCAGAAAAGATTGCTGAGAGAAACCATTCTCTCCAATGCAAGAGGCTATTTAAGGAAGCAAAGCTTTTTGTGAAACCAGTGTTGGAGGGAACATTATTATTGTGAGCAGGAAAATGCCTGGAGAAGACCTCCCTTGCTTATTTGGGAATTATGGAAACAAACTGTAAAGcatgattaagaaatataatttcctaaaaatgaaaaaggcaaggTGTGCTCCCAGAAAGACCCAGATTAATGAATTACACGTCTACTGGAAATCTCCTTTAACCCAATGGTTACTGATTTTAGATCATTTACAAGTTTATTTTGGGGAGCTGTCTGTAGGtcagagaaaatggaaatctTAAAACTGGCACAGTCAAAGAAAAACATTACCATTTTGAACATGGACCTCGAGAGGGACATGCAGAGAATAGATGAAGCAAATCAAGATCTTCTTCTCCAAATCcaagaaaaagaagatgagaTCCAGAGGTGAGTTTTGGGTGTTCATGAGAGAAGCTCCCAATCTAATGGGATGGGTGGAAGAGAAGAGACAAAAGAGTATTTTCCTACTTGTTCTAGAGACCTATAACTTGTATaacaaaaagtttcttttttattctttggcaTTTCTGTGTAGCACAAACCATGACCCATAGCAAATTTCAAACagttttctaaaaagactgataGATATTTACCCGAGTTGGGCTAATACTAGGATGTTTGGCTTGTGAATCCAGTGGATCTTACTTTTCCTGCCTTTAAATGATTCTGAGTCTATGGATTCAGGAAAGGAGAGTTTCTAACTTGAGAGTCACATTCATTGGCACTGAAATGCCCTTAAAACTGATTTATGTACATTATCAATTCGGAAATTGCCAAACACAGGTCCTCACGTGACTGTCCTTGTGTGATCTAGGCTGGAAAGTGAGATCATTCAGACAGGAGACCCAACAGAAGATGAGGAGTGGGAGAAGGAGAACTGTACCACAAGTGAAAGGGAAAGAGCCTTGcaggagctggaagaagaaacagcaaaaattgtAAGGGAGAATCTGGGAAGAGCCATTTGATAGGTTTCATTCCTCATCAACTATCAGATAAGCTCATCTCCCCTTTTTACACATAAAGCAAGGTCAACTCAGAAGTCTTGATGGAATGTGTTCAAGCATGGAAAGGGGTGTGTGGAGGGCAGGGTTTCTTTGGTAATGTTTCATACTGGTAAACCAAGCATTTGAGTATCTATATCTCTGataattcaatatatatatatatatatattgagatcAGATGGCGGTATCTCACCCGACAGTACCCAAGTATGGCAGAGTTACTCCCAGGAAAGTATCACTGAGATGAGATGGACAACATCAGCGCAATGAGGGCAGATGGTGTGTGCAGATACAGACTTAcactacatttttttctctccacaggaaaggaagaatgagactctgctccagaatatagcagAACTTCAAAGAAAGGTGGGGCAGGACTCTTGTGTTCCCCAGTGTTCCCACAGTAGCCCCATTCATCAAACAAAGGCTAGGGAAGGAAGGTGATTCCAAAGGAATACACATGCTAGAGGGTCTGTGTTTTGTTTAGGCTCATTGTCTAAATCCCACAACTTTCCCTAAAAGTGTAAAGTGAAAGGAGTTTCATGGGACATTTCCATAAGTGATCCCATGGGGCCTTCattctattataaataaaatgggtTATACAGATACTCTGTGGAAATATTGACTAGGACGTTTTCGGTGAGAGGTCAGGTTTACTTTCAAACAGAGACTTCAAAAGATATTTCATCCCCAAGTATTCCCCTGTCCTTGTCTGGGCAATATCCTCCTAGCTCTTTCCCTCTTCAAAATATAGTGGGTTTCCTATGATCACCCTACTCTCTAATTAATGATGTGCAACCTTGAATAACCCAACATGGATTAGGGGCTTAAGGAAGTTCTCCTGCCTTGAAACTTCTCTAGCTTTGGTGGCCTAACTAATGAGAAGATAGAGGTAGAACAAAGATGATTCCACAGGGCACTGAGCAGCTACCAAGTGGCCATCCTCTGGCAGCTCTTTCCAAGGTCATAGATACTGGCCCCACACACCAGAGAAGAGCTTTATTTTCTATAGTTTTATttgatgtgttttttatttgagaaatattttttctttaaaactgtaGCTTGCAAGGAAAACACATAAGATGATCAAGTGTGAACAAGGTAATCTAAATGGAACCCCAGAAGAGTCAAAGGTAAATGAAAAAGCAGTCTTGAATGGGTTTGGGCTCTGTGGAACAAGAAACAAGCTTTTCTAGCAAACAAGTTAGAAATGATTGTCATTGTTGTAATAGACTTCTGTCAAGCTTAGGCTTTGGCCACTGAGGGCTAGTTTCTCCTTTGCCCttagtaaaactttcattctcAAGCCATACTTCATTCTCTCTTCCATCAGGAACAGCAGGGCACAAACATATATGTAACATTAGAGGCAGGTGAAGTCCCTGGTTTAAAAGCTGGCCCCAGCTTTTAAATAAACCAGCAGTTTATTTTGTATGTGAAGTTGGACAATTTAATCGATTTCTCCTAACCTTAGTTTGAGAGTTAAGTGAAAATGTGGATACAGatatccttctttccttttttgaatgGCTAAAACTTTGAAAAGCTATGTACTTTTAAAGTGATTCTCTGAAAGTCAAGTTGAGGTATATGTGTGCATTCATAAAGGCAGAACCATGTCCTTGATTCCAACCCAGAAAAGGATTCACGCAATCCTTTTCAATAGTCAACTATTTAGTGATTTCTACCTGTTGAGTGCATCACATAGTGCTTAACATTTCTCTAACTGTGCTTCAGAGCTAAGAACCTGGGGCCAACTCTAATCCATCTGATCAGAGAAGCAACAAGAATTAAAAGTTATCTTTTCATTCGAAGAGTAGATAAAACACTAACTTGGTACTTTCTGTAGAACTGCATCTTTCTGCCCCTGTCTaatttctctttagtttctaaAGCCCACCCTTTATTTCTAAAGCCTCTGAGGATAAGGATGCACTGgaaatacaaatagaaaatgaaagaatagagaATTGTTCCCCTATCTTCTACTAGGGCTGATGACCACAAAAACAGGAAGTCCAAAGTCACCAAGTAAATAAATGTACCTGGCCATGCTTATCCAGGAAActtaactaaaaagaaagaaatctggaaCCTGAGTGCACATAACTGAAACTAGAAGGATTATGAAGTCCTTTGACTATCTTTGGCCTCTGACTTCAGTGGTCAGGAAACTTATTTTCTTCCAGGATCCCTTCTGCTGCCCAGAACAGCTTTTCCTGGCTCAGAACCCAGTCAGAATCGAGTAGTGACATGTTAAGTCTGGCTATGCTGGCTAGATTAGGTGAGCTGAGCTGATAGACTTTAGAAACAGAGACCATTATTCATTTTCCTGGCAGCAATCAGCTCAGCCCTAAAGACTTCTAGAGTATTACTAACCCTTCAAACCACACAGTCCCTTTTGCCCACCTGTTTTGTAGAATTTTCAAGTGACGTCTCTAATTCTAGGAAGTCTACAGCCTCTCCTTTACTTCTGTTCCTCTGACATGCTGGTCATCAGTTCATCTGCTTAATGGAGTGTCTTCTTCAAACCCTCATACTCAGACCATTAGCTTAAATCTATACCCCTTAGCACATTTGGCTGCCTGGCCCTGGATGCAATTCATTGCAGAGAAAAGAAATTGTTAGAAGAGACCAGATGGAAAATAATGAAGACTGGATGAAAGTGGGAACAATAGAGctgaaaagggaaggaaggatgcAGTCATGTCTGCTCTACATGCAGACTGTATCCCCACAAGGCATTCATTGGCCTCTATTTCTATTACTACTAGTACCCTTTTCTAAGTCATGATAGCTTCTCACCTGGACAACTACAGCAGCCCCCTAGTTTCCCCAATAATCCATTTTCCACACATACAAAAGTCTGTTTTTAAGAACACCAATCAGACTGTCTGTACTACTTCAAAGCTCTCCCCAGCTTCCCACTGCATTAGAATAAAGAATGAAACTCCTTACTAGAGGCGATAAGGTCCTAGGTAATCTAACCCAGTCCACCTCTCCCTATTGCATCTCCTTCCTACCAGTTTTCCCTGATCTCCAGCCATACAGTGTCTTCATTTACATCAAATCTATACTACCTCACATTTTTGGCCCTTGCTCTaatatcttcctggaagtctttaTTCCAGATCTTCATTTGGCTAATACTCATATCAATTTCAATTCAAATGTTGTCTCTTCCCTAACCACTTAAaacagccttaaaaaaaaaaaaacaaccacaatgttctagtttgctagctgccagaatgcaatataccagaaatgaaatggctttttaaaaagggaatttaataagttgctagtttacagttccaaggctgagaaaatgtcccaattaaaacaagtttatagaaatgtccagtcaaaggcatccagggaaagataccttggttcaagaaggccagtgaagttcagggtttctctctcaagtgagaaggcacatggtgaacacagtcagggtttctttctcagctggaagggcacatggtgagcactgtgtcatctgctagctttctctcctggcttcctgtttcatgaagcctcacaggaggcattttccttcttcatctccaaagcactggctagtggattctctgctctctctgaatctccaacattctccaaaatgtttcctcttttataggactccagaaacttatcaagacccacccaaatgggtggagacatgtcatcacctaatccagttaacaaccactcttaattaaatcacatctccagggagatgatctaattacagcttcaaacatacagtactgaatagggattattcttttttttcttttttcagcattcttgcctgctgagccacagtggcctgcccatgaataaggattattctgcctttaagaaatggggtttagattaaaacatgggttttctaggggacatacatcatttcaaatcagcacacataaAAATTCACTTTCCGTTACATTACCCTCTTCATAGAAATTATCACTATCTTATCACATTGTCTCATTATGTCCTCCAACTAGAATGTCAGCTCTTTGAAGGCAGAAAGCTTTTCCCATTCTCCATTGTATCCCTGTACCCAGCACACTGACCAACGTGCTTATTGAAAAGCTTATTGAAAGAATAAGCTTTCAATAAATCtttaaggaaagaaaggaggggaaggaggagtggGCAAAAGCCTTGGATTCTGACTGAATACCTAAAGGAAAAGGACTATTAAAGGAAATAGCTATATATGAGGAAGTAAGGTAGGAAGAGAAGTTTGGGGGTAGAGGCAGGATGTATGCTAAGGGGACAGGGGACAGGAGAGCAGGCTCACAAGGCAGCCGCAGAGAAGGGTGCTGGATGGCTTGACACCACAGAGTACCTGCAATCCTGCACTTCAGTGGCCTGTGAAATGAGCCTTTGGGaatgcttcccagaagggaatcCTGTAAAGTGTCCACCTTGCTAAGTTACCCATCTCCTTTACTTTCTATAGGCTAAgttagagcagctggaagcttCCTGTGCAGACCAAGAAAAGGAGCTGACCAAGGTGAGGACAGTCATTTCTTCATTGTACTTCTCCTGTAGGCCCCAGGGAATTTCGTCCTCAGTCAGTCAATCTAATACACTTTGCAGATGGCAGAGTTATAATAGGGGTTCAGATCCAGGACCATTATAGGGGATGGGAGGGgatatagaaaaggaagaagaatagTTGTAGTTTACCTTCTCCTTAGCATTTTGTTACAGGGAACAATTTATAATCTGTATTCTTTTACATATTTGTATCTACTTCTCTCCCAACTACTCCCAGATAATTCACATTTGGACTGTAAAATATATTGGGCTTATTTATCCtcacaaaatggggaaaaaacgAAATATATAcagcaaaaaaaatacatacatatattagaAAACCACAGTTAAGGTCCAGGACATAGGAGGAAACAAGTGTACTCTTGTTCTCGTAGTGGTTTATTTAGAGAAACATAAGCATGGATTTTGGATTCCCAGGTAATGGAAGACTATGCATTTGTGATTCAGCTCTGTGAGGACCAGGCCCTCTGCATAAAGGTACAGCCTCCGAGAAAGGGGGTAGCAAACGGTTTGTTAAGGTACTGAATGAAATGGAACCAGGTTATTTCTATGAATGCTTTCTAGAGCTATTTTAACTCTCGGAAGTGCCCCCTACGAAGAGATTTCAGCGCCCCACCACTAGAATCACTCTATTGTCCTTTGACTCCCTGGTAACTACTGCCCCAGTAGCTACTCACACTTTGCACTCATAATTTAATAATGAGTACCTCTGGGACTTTCCTTACTTTTAATCCCCAAAGACCGGgcgggccacagcggctcagcaggcagagttctcactgccatgccggaaacccgaatttggttcccggtgcctgcccacacggaaaaaacaaaaacaaaaacaaattcaccccccccccaaaaaaataaataaatccccaatgaccatcccccccaccccccccactccCAATGGTGAAGCTTACTGAGAGGTCAGGggtggtggcaggggtgggggaacAGTAAAAGGAGAGACGGTTTCAGGGGGTATATGGAATATCacattaaagtgaaaaaataagtgCTTATCATGATTATAAAAGGCATACATCTTCTAGTTAGTAACTGtggtttcctttatttctctttgaaGAAGTACCAGGAAACTTTGAAGAAACTAGAAGAAGAACTAGAGACTCGGTTCCTTGAGAGAGAAGTGTGAGCTTTGACAAACCAAAGGAACATCCTGGTTTTAGTGGTAACTCCATCTCTGCCTGAGTCAGAGCAAACATTTCTCAGTCCAGTTCCTGTCTGGAATTAAACGAGCCCCAGTACCTCTTAACTAGCCCCCTCTGTGAGTGATCTAAGTGACCCCAGCTGGACCACACCAACCATAACCACCCTTCTCCCAACTTTCTTAAAAGGCATAAACACATCTTCCCTTATAATTTCATCACATAAATTGCGTTTATAGTAAGGACAGTAATGCGGGCTTTAAAAATGATTAGTGGTCAGGTACATTGATCAGTAGAGCTTTCCttatatttcaaagaaaaggcCTTAAAACAAATACTTTCCTCACTCCCTACTCCACCACCACCAAATATCCAGAGACCCAGCCATATGGGATAGGCCTGAGACGACTCTCTAGACACATAACTGTAGCTATCTCATTTTAAGATTCAgaactgtatatattttttgaattatggacattaaaattagaaatgataaaTAAGGAAAAAGCTCAAAGAAAAAGAGTTCCCTGATTTTGTCAAAAGAATCTAAATGATGAGATACTAGAAGCAAAATCTCTTTTCACTTCTTGACCtctttgtaattttaattaaCTCAGACAAGAagtaatttttgtttattaaatacTTGGGTCTCTCAAGGGCATGAGCCAGACACCAAAACTGCATAaggtctctgttctagtttgctagctactggaatgcaatataccagaaatggaatggcttttaaaaagaggaatttaatgagttgctagtttatagttctaaggccaagaaaatgtcccaattaaaacaagtctatagaaatgtccaatcaaaggcatccagggaaagacactttgattcaagaaggccagtgaagttcagggtttttctctagtgttaaggcacatggtgaacacaatcacagtttctcttccatctggaaaggcacatggtgaacacggccagggttcctctctcatctggaagggcacatggcgaacacggcatcatctgctagtttcttctcctggcttcctgtttcatgaagctcccagggaggcattttcctacttcatctccaaaggtcact is a window from the Tamandua tetradactyla isolate mTamTet1 chromosome 14, mTamTet1.pri, whole genome shotgun sequence genome containing:
- the TMCO5A gene encoding transmembrane and coiled-coil domain-containing protein 5A isoform X3, which produces MTVCRSEKMEILKLAQSKKNITILNMDLERDMQRIDEANQDLLLQIQEKEDEIQRLESEIIQTGDPTEDEEWEKENCTTSERERALQELEEETAKIERKNETLLQNIAELQRKLARKTHKMIKCEQGNLNGTPEESKAKLEQLEASCADQEKELTKVMEDYAFVIQLCEDQALCIKKYQETLKKLEEELETRFLEREVSKIVSMNSAKKECNSQNNKNNSIQKMMTLFCKRFLRYLFFIILFFIRLLGYMFFHISYINPDLLINLLPRILNRGILWRLRCILFPSLTLEAEDMLPH
- the TMCO5A gene encoding transmembrane and coiled-coil domain-containing protein 5A isoform X2 → MEEHKEDQLDYESEKMEILKLAQSKKNITILNMDLERDMQRIDEANQDLLLQIQEKEDEIQRLESEIIQTGDPTEDEEWEKENCTTSERERALQELEEETAKIERKNETLLQNIAELQRKLARKTHKMIKCEQGNLNGTPEESKAKLEQLEASCADQEKELTKVMEDYAFVIQLCEDQALCIKKYQETLKKLEEELETRFLEREVSKIVSMNSAKKECNSQNNKNNSIQKMMTLFCKRFLRYLFFIILFFIRLLGYMFFHISYINPDLLINLLPRILNRGILWRLRCILFPSLTLEAEDMLPH
- the TMCO5A gene encoding transmembrane and coiled-coil domain-containing protein 5A isoform X1 translates to MEEHKEDQLDYDLFWGAVCRSEKMEILKLAQSKKNITILNMDLERDMQRIDEANQDLLLQIQEKEDEIQRLESEIIQTGDPTEDEEWEKENCTTSERERALQELEEETAKIERKNETLLQNIAELQRKLARKTHKMIKCEQGNLNGTPEESKAKLEQLEASCADQEKELTKVMEDYAFVIQLCEDQALCIKKYQETLKKLEEELETRFLEREVSKIVSMNSAKKECNSQNNKNNSIQKMMTLFCKRFLRYLFFIILFFIRLLGYMFFHISYINPDLLINLLPRILNRGILWRLRCILFPSLTLEAEDMLPH